A genomic stretch from Aegilops tauschii subsp. strangulata cultivar AL8/78 unplaced genomic scaffold, Aet v6.0 ptg000601l_obj, whole genome shotgun sequence includes:
- the LOC141032770 gene encoding fatty acyl-CoA reductase 2, chloroplastic-like, which yields MKASPFSSQVQKRNPLSKKPVIPQHQSDTYDILEIRLSLTNPDVGKIYVLIKAKDNEAAMKRLKNEVEDTELFRCLQEIHGKNYHSFVLSKQVPVVGNFREAYIGIAPELAKEIAEEVDVIVNSAANTTFDERYDVALDINTVGPFRIMSFAQRFRRLKLFLQVSTAYVNGQRQGLILEKPFCLGDTITKGIGSSDFSAHQNTVLDIEAEIKLAFDSRRHSSASASVTPEMKELGSRESHRILVNAFEEKIEALESSSSLHSSQDANDNQNGANEEEITST from the exons ATGAAGGCTTCGCCCTTCTCAAGTCAAGTGCAGAAGCGAAATCCGTTGAGCAAGAAGCCAGTGATCCCACAACATCAAAGTGATACATATGACATATTGGAAATTAGGCTTAGTTT GACAAATCCTGATGTTGGTAAAATATACGTGTTGATCAAGGCCAAGGACAATGAAGCAGCCATGAAAAGATTGAAGAACGAG GTAGAAGATACTGAGTTGTTCAGATGTTTACAGGAAATCCATGGGAAAAACTACCACAGCTTTGTATTAAGCAAGCAGGTTCCAGTCGTTGGTAATTTCAGGGAAGCCTACATTGGCATTGCTCCTGAGTTAGCCAAAGAGATCGCGGAAGAAGTGGATGTTATCGTAAACTCTGCAGCAAATACCACTTTTGATGAGAG GTATGATGTAGCACTAGACATCAACACCGTGGGGCCATTCCGGATAATGAGTTTCGCGCAGCGGTTTCGAAGACTGAAGCTCTTCTTGCAAGTATCAACAG CATATGTGAATGGGCAGAGGCAAGGTTTGATACTAGAGAAGCCATTTTGCTTAGGGGATACCATAACAAAGGGGATAGGTTCCTCAGATTTTTCGGCACATCAGAATACCGTGTTGGATATCGAGGCTGAGATCAAGTTGGCTTTTGACTCCAGAAGGCATTCTTCTGCCTCTGCTTCTGTTACTCCTGAAATGAAAGAGTTAGGTAGTCGAG AATCTCATCGAATACTAGTAAATGCTTTCGAAGAGAAAATAGAAGCACTAGAGAGCTCAAGTTCActtcattcatcacaagatgcAAATGATAATCAAAATGGAGCTAATGAGGAAGAAATCACTTCTACTTAA